The Equus przewalskii isolate Varuska chromosome 5, EquPr2, whole genome shotgun sequence genome window below encodes:
- the KRT8 gene encoding LOW QUALITY PROTEIN: keratin, type II cytoskeletal 8 (The sequence of the model RefSeq protein was modified relative to this genomic sequence to represent the inferred CDS: inserted 1 base in 1 codon) — translation MSIRMTKSSXKVSSVPRAFSSRSYTSAPGARISSSSFSRVGSSSSSFRSGLGSGMSLVGGYGGLGSAGGITAVTVNQSLLTPIKLEVDPNIQVVRTQEKEQIKTLNNKFASFIDKVRHLEQQNKILETKWSFLQQQKTARSNMDNMFESYINNLRRQLDALGQEKLKLEVELGNMQGLVEDFKNKYEDEINKRTEKENEFVLIKKDVDEAYMNKVELESRLEGLTDEINFFRQLYEEEIRELQSQISDTSVVLSMDNNRSLDLDGIIAEVKAQYEDIANRSRLEAEFMYQIKYEELQTLAGKHGDDLRRTKTEISETNRNINRLRAEIDGLKGQNAALEAAIADAEQRGELAIKDAQDKVTELEVALRTAKQDMARQLREYQELMNVKLALDVEIATYRKLLEGEESRLESGMQNLSIHTKTSSYSGGLSSTTFGGLTSPGLSYGLSSFQSSFSSGGSSGPIKLIGPPSAIVVKKIETRDGKLVSESSDILPK, via the exons ATGTCCATCAGGATGACCAAGAGCT ACAAGGTGTCCTCCGTCCCCCGGGCCTTCAGCAGCCGCTCGTACACCAGTGCACCTGGCGCCCGCATCAGCTCCTCAAGCTTCTCCCGAGTGGGGAGCAGTAGCAGCAGCTTCCGGAGTGGCCTGGGCAGCGGCATGAGTCTGGTCGGGGGTTACGGCGGGCTCGGGAGTGCAGGGGGCATCACCGCTGTCACAGTGAACCAGAGCCTGCTGACCCCCATTAAGCTGGAGGTGGACCCCAACATCCAGGTCGTGCGCACCCAGGAGAAGGAGCAGATCAAGACCCTCAACAACAAGTTTGCCTCCTTCATCGACAAG GTGCGGCATCTGGAACAGCAGAACAAGATTCTGGAGACCAAGTGGAGCTTCCTGCAGCAGCAGAAGACGGCTCGGAGCAACATGGACAACATGTTCGAGAGTTATATCAACAACCTGCGGCGGCAGCTGGACGCCCTGGGCCAGGAGAAGCTGAAGCTGGAGGTGGAGCTGGGCAACATGCAGGGGCTGGTGGAGGACTTCAAGAATAA GTATGAGGACGAGATCAACAAGCGCACGGAGAAGGAGAATGAGTTTGTCCTCATCAAGAAG gatgtGGATGAAGCTTACATGAACAAGGTAGAGCTGGAGTCCCGCCTGGAAGGGCTGACCGATGAGATCAACTTCTTCAGGCAGCTGTATGAAGAG gaGATCCGTGAGCTGCAGTCCCAGATCTCGGACACATCTGTGGTCCTCTCCATGGACAACAACCGCTCCCTGGACCTGGACGGCATCATTGCCGAAGTCAAGGCCCAGTACGAGGACATCGCCAACCGCAGCCGATTGGAAGCAGAGTTCATGTACCAGATCAAG TACGAGGAGCTGCAGACACTGGCTGGGAAGCACGGTGATGACCTCCGTCGCACAAAGACGGAGATTTCTGAGACGAACCGGAACATCAACCGACTCCGGGCTGAGATCGATGGCCTCAAAGGCCAG AATGCTGCCCTGGAGGCCGCCATCGCGGATGCTGAGCAGCGTGGGGAGCTGGCTATCAAGGATGCTCAGGACAAGGTGACCGAGCTGGAGGTTGCTCTGAGAACGGCCAAGCAGGACATGGCGCGACAGCTGCGCGAGTACCAGGAGCTGATGAACGTCAAGCTGGCCCTGGACGTGGAGATCGCCACCTACCGCAAGCTGCTGGAGGGCGAGGAGAGCCG GCTGGAGTCTGGGATGCAGAACTTGAGCATCCATACCAAGACCAGCAGCTACTCAG GTGGGCTGAGCTCTACGACCTTCGGGGGCCTTACAAGCCCTGGCCTCAGCTATGGCCTGAGCTCCTTCCAGTCCAGCTTCAGCTCTGGTGGGAGCTCCGGCCCCATCAAGCTCATCGGCCCCCCCTCGGCCATCGTGGTGAAGAAGATTGAGACCCGCGATGGGAAGCTGGTGTCCGAGTCGTCTGATATCCTGCCCAAGTGA